Proteins from one Halopseudomonas pelagia genomic window:
- a CDS encoding DUF1538 domain-containing protein, with protein sequence MNHLLTFWHTLKHSFGNLLPIVLVVGIFQLLIIREVPDNLGTMLVGLGIVVFGVAIFLQGLDLGIFPVGKGLSNAFARRGSLPLLMAFGFSLGFAAVVAEPALIAVAEQAQLISAGRIDALTLRLLVAFSVGAVVALGVLRTLLGHPLHWYMISGYLLVVSVTFFAPEEIVGLAYDSGGVTTNIVTVPLIAALGVGLAASIKGRNPLAHGFGLVALAVMVPMIAVQLYGIVVYTLLPAPLETAEVARNLAQDPSSRTAGRQALIMLVDLLSMLRDVLPIILVIVFFQYAVIRKPIPYVRRVVLGFAMVILGLYAFVIGLKLGLFPVGRSMAEQLIGLDTLLWVYLFAFAIGFATTMAEPALIAIGAQAEEAAHGKLDARHIRLLVALGVAIGISIGVHRIIVGDSIHFYIMGGYALVIALTFIAPRFIVPLAYDLGGVTTSEVTVPLVTALGIGLATHIEGRSILIDGFGLIAFASIFPIITVMLYAIVMEWIRPDTGETT encoded by the coding sequence GTGAATCATCTTCTGACCTTCTGGCACACTCTCAAGCATTCTTTTGGCAACTTGCTGCCGATTGTGCTGGTGGTCGGCATTTTTCAGTTGCTGATCATCCGTGAGGTGCCAGACAACCTGGGCACCATGCTGGTGGGTCTGGGGATCGTGGTCTTCGGTGTGGCGATTTTTCTTCAGGGTCTGGATCTGGGGATATTTCCGGTCGGCAAGGGCCTGTCCAATGCCTTTGCCCGACGCGGCTCCCTACCCCTGCTGATGGCCTTCGGTTTCAGTCTGGGATTTGCCGCGGTGGTGGCCGAACCCGCGCTCATAGCAGTGGCGGAACAGGCACAGCTGATCAGCGCCGGACGCATCGACGCCCTGACCCTGCGCTTGCTGGTGGCCTTTTCGGTTGGAGCCGTGGTGGCCCTGGGCGTGTTACGCACCCTGCTCGGCCACCCTCTGCATTGGTACATGATCAGTGGCTACCTGCTGGTCGTCAGCGTGACCTTTTTTGCCCCGGAAGAAATTGTCGGCCTGGCTTACGACTCCGGCGGCGTGACCACCAACATTGTCACCGTGCCTCTGATTGCCGCTCTGGGTGTGGGCCTGGCCGCGTCGATCAAGGGCCGCAACCCGCTGGCCCACGGCTTTGGGCTGGTTGCGCTGGCGGTCATGGTGCCGATGATTGCCGTACAACTGTATGGCATCGTCGTCTATACGCTGCTTCCAGCGCCGCTGGAGACCGCTGAAGTCGCCCGCAACCTGGCCCAGGACCCATCCAGCAGAACAGCCGGACGCCAAGCTTTGATCATGCTTGTGGACCTGCTGAGCATGCTGCGCGATGTACTGCCGATCATTCTGGTCATTGTATTTTTTCAATATGCCGTGATCCGCAAACCCATACCCTACGTGCGCCGGGTGGTGCTCGGCTTCGCCATGGTGATACTGGGTCTGTATGCCTTTGTTATCGGCCTCAAGCTGGGGCTGTTCCCGGTAGGCCGCAGCATGGCCGAACAGCTGATTGGCCTGGATACGCTGCTGTGGGTCTATCTGTTCGCGTTCGCTATAGGCTTTGCCACCACCATGGCCGAACCGGCCTTGATCGCCATTGGCGCCCAGGCGGAAGAAGCAGCGCACGGAAAACTCGACGCGAGGCACATTCGCCTGCTGGTAGCACTCGGAGTGGCGATCGGCATCAGCATTGGCGTGCACCGCATCATCGTCGGCGACTCTATCCATTTTTACATCATGGGTGGCTATGCGCTGGTGATTGCCCTGACGTTTATCGCCCCACGCTTCATCGTGCCACTGGCTTACGATCTGGGCGGCGTCACTACCTCCGAGGTGACCGTGCCGTTAGTTACCGCGCTGGGTATCGGGCTGGCCACCCACATAGAAGGCCGTAGCATCCTGATCGACGGGTTCGGCCTGATAGCCTTCGCCTCGATCTTCCCCATTATTACGGTCATGCTCTACGCTATCGTCATGGAGTGGATCAGGCCAGACACAGGAGAAACAACATGA